The Lewinellaceae bacterium genome has a segment encoding these proteins:
- a CDS encoding sigma-70 family RNA polymerase sigma factor → MEVSKKTVSADAMRAEWLEIQAAQQNPAQFRPLYERYYDPIFRFVFRRTADESLSADLCSQVFLKAIQRLDRYTFKGVPFSAWLYRIASNEVAQHFRGNQQQRVVSINDSHVEELANELGAIDDGRQLENMVRLLDDLNPDDLEIIEMRFFEDKPFREIADILQITEANAKMKTYRILGRLKKKLE, encoded by the coding sequence ATGGAGGTTTCGAAAAAGACTGTTTCTGCTGACGCTATGCGGGCAGAGTGGCTTGAAATTCAGGCGGCTCAGCAAAACCCTGCGCAGTTCAGGCCCTTGTATGAGCGGTATTATGATCCTATTTTCAGGTTCGTCTTCCGTCGTACAGCAGATGAGTCGTTAAGTGCTGACCTCTGTTCTCAGGTTTTTTTGAAAGCCATCCAGCGATTGGATCGCTACACTTTTAAGGGGGTTCCGTTTTCCGCCTGGTTGTACCGAATCGCCAGTAATGAAGTAGCTCAGCATTTTAGAGGAAATCAGCAACAAAGGGTAGTCAGCATAAACGATAGCCATGTAGAGGAACTGGCTAATGAGTTGGGGGCCATTGATGATGGGCGACAGCTTGAAAATATGGTCAGGTTATTGGATGATCTAAATCCCGATGACCTGGAAATTATCGAAATGCGTTTTTTTGAAGATAAACCCTTCAGGGAAATTGCCGATATTCTCCAGATCACCGAGGCCAATGCCAAGATGAAAACATACAGGATATTGGGTAGGCTGAAGAAAAAGCTGGAGTAG